A genomic stretch from Vicia villosa cultivar HV-30 ecotype Madison, WI unplaced genomic scaffold, Vvil1.0 ctg.000494F_1_1, whole genome shotgun sequence includes:
- the LOC131628996 gene encoding uncharacterized protein LOC131628996, which yields MKPAGLIAISIERWGVKLSIDQAYRAKRKAVELLQGAGRDQFTHLRSYAQELLNSNPNNNVILKCSDSSNGPVFERVYVCLNACKVAFKKIGRPLIGLDACFLKGDYGGQLMAAVGSDGNNLIFPIAYAVVEAETKGSWEWFINLLLEDLQSINKLSYAFISYQQKGLVPAVQGISEHVEQRLCVKHLYGNWKKKFSGLVLKEVFWSAARATTIPEWERAMIRLKALNEEAWKDIKETPAKFWSRSHFKTHVKCDLQVNNWCEAFNRAILEHRDKPIISLLEGIKHYITKRITSHKEMMQKYSGVICPNIQVIIEKNKKNAHGWTPTWHGDDDMAIFGVTNGRDTLCINLKERTCSCRKWMLNGIPCSHAISCMWQMKKSPEDYVDDYYNVMVVICMTAKYLEYYGNIIYPTNGPQLWPVIDGEVAVNPPLMRRAIGRPKKMRNKSNDEPRNSNVLPRTLSTVSCRKCGAVGHNIRSCKGKRAADRSIPVGGNKKVKIKGAAKGKGAAKVKGAAKVKATKAAKTKTNEAEIASSSQGPPATQPTQE from the exons ACAAGGTGCTGGGAGGGATCAGTTCACACATCTAAGGAGCTATGCACAAGAACTCTTGAATTCTAACCCCAACAACAATGTTATTTTAAAGTGTAGTGATTCAAGTAATGGGCCTGTATTTGAAAGAGTATATGTCTGTTTGAATGCATGCAAAGTTGCTTTTAAAAAAATCGGTAGACCTTTAATAGGTCTGGATGCATGCTTTTTGAAAGGTGACTATGGTGGACAATTGATGGCAGCAGTTGGGAGTGATGGGAATAACCTAATATTTCCCATTGCATATGCTGTTGTAGAAGCAGAGACTAAGGGTTCTTGGGAATGGTTCATAAATCTTCTCCTTGAAGACTTGCAGTCAATTAATAAGCTTTCATATGCCTTTATCTCATATCAACAAAAG GGACTTGTACCAGCTGTTCAAGGAATAAGTGAACATGTTGAGCAGAGGTTGTGTGTAAAGCATTTATATGGAAATTGGAAGAAGAAATTTTCAGGGTTGGTTTTGAAGGAGGTCTTTTGGAGTGCAGCAAGGGCTACTACCATTCCAGAATGGGAGAGAGCAATGATTAGGCTTAAAGCATTGAATGAAGAGGCTTGGAAAGATATTAAGGAAACACCTGCAAAATTTTGGTCTAGATCACACTTCAAGACACATGTTAAGTGTGATCTTCAAGTTAATAATTGGTGTGAGGCATTTAACAGAGCTATTTTGGAACACAGGGACAAACCAATTATAAGCTTGTTAGAGGGAATTAAACATTACATCACCAAGAGGATCACAAGTCACAAGGAAATGATGCAAAAGTACAGTGGAGTGATATGCCCTAATATCCAAGTTATTATTGAAAAGAACAAGAAGAATGCTCATGGCTGGACTCCTACATGGCATGGTGATGATGACATGGCAatatttggagttactaatgggAGAGACACTTTATGTATCAATCTCAAAGAGAGAACATGTTCGTGCAGGAAATGGATGTTGAATGGTATTCCTTGCAGCCATGCAATCTCATGTATGTGGCAAATGAAGAAATCTCCAGAAGATTATGTTGATGATTATTACAA TGTTATGGTTGTTATTTGTATGACTGCTAAATATTTGGAGTATTATGGCAACATAATATATCCAACTAATGGACCACAATTGTGGCCTGTTATTGATGGAGAAGTTGCAGTCAACCCACCCTTGATGAGAAGGGCTATTGGGCGCCCAAAAAAGATGAGGAACAAGtcaaatgatgagccaagaaacTCTAATGTGCTGCCAAGGACTTTGTCAACAGTCTCATGTAGGAAATGTGGAGCTGTTGGACATAACATAAGAAGTTGCAAGGGTAAAAGAGCTGCAGATAGATCCATACCTGTTGGTGGGAACAAGAAGGTAAAGATTAAGGGTGCTGCTAAGGGTAAGGGTGCTGCTAAAGTTAAGGGTGCTGCAAAGGTTAAGGCTACTAAGGCTGCAAAGACTAAGACAAATGAAGCTGAGATTGCTTCATCATCCCAGGGACCACCTGCAACACAGCCCACTCAAGAATAG
- the LOC131628997 gene encoding uncharacterized protein LOC131628997, with protein sequence MSQCTKASSIGATRSCQFRSQCRCGLEAPLMTSWTDSNLGRRFFGCGMYKVHGHKRCSHFVWYDDELSSRAKEIIYSLQKKLEHERDRLDEANTKVADVKMKLNAMNLLMKFSVSMTLVMAVGLVMLNVMK encoded by the exons ATGTCTCAATGCACGAAGGCGAGTAGTATCGGGGCTACACGTTCATGTCAGTTTCGAAGCCAGTGCAGGTGTGGGCTTGAAGCTCCATTGATGACCTCATGGACTGATTCGAACCTAGGCAGACGTTTTTTTGGGTGTGGGATGTACAAG GTACATGGCCATAAAAGGTGTAGCCACTTTGTTTGGTACGACGATGAACTCTCATCAAGGGCCAAGGAAATTATTTACTCCCTGCAGAAAAAGTTGGAGCATGAAAGGGATAGATTGGATGAAGCTAATACTAAAGTAGCAGATGTGAAGATGAAGTTGAATGCAATGAACTTATTGATGAAATTCTCAGTTTCAATGACATTAGTTATGGCAGTAGGACTTGTGATGCTAAATGTAATGAAGTAG